The genomic segment AACACTCTTGGTGAGTACATGCCAGGCATTGATTCGACAGCATCCGGTCAAGGCAAGGATTTTGACCTGATGCAGTCTGGGCAGCAGCCAACAAAGGAAGAAAGGAAAGAGGCGGATGCCATCCGCTCGTCTGCCGAGGCATACCAAACCTTGAACACGACCTTGGGCGGTTTCTATGAACAGCCACAGCAAGGGGGAAGCAGCGAAGATGCTGAGTTGAGGAAACGTCTTGACGAGCTGGAGGCAAGCATGATGCAGCAGGAAAACAAGCGTTCCAATATGGACGAGCAAGTCGCCCTTATGGAGAAGTCCTATCAACTTGCGGCAAAGTACATGCCTGGTGGAAATGCCAATGCGGCAAGTCCTTCATCGGCTGAAACAGCAACAGAGGAAAACAAGGAAGCTGTCACCAAGGGCAAGAAAGCCAAGGTTTCCTCTGTAAGGCAAGTGCAAAGGCGTGTGGTCTCGTCTTTGACCCGCCCCATGAGTAACGAGGAGTTTGTCGCCTCTTACTCGGAAAAGGCTTCGGCAAGGTTCAATACCGCCATCGGAAGAGGTGGTGTTTCCGACAAAAACACGATTTCTGCCTGCATCCACGGCAACCAGACCATAACGGACGGACAGGCAGTAAGGTTGAGACTGCTGGAAGCCATGCGTGTCGGCAATAGAGAGATACCACGAAATTCTGTCATTGTCGGAGTGGCACGATTGCAAGGCGAAAGGCTTTCCATAGCCTTGAAGTCCATTGAGCACAACGGCATGATTATCCCGATTGAGCTTGCCGTCTATGACAATGACGGTCAGGAGGGCATCTTCATTCCGAAGTCGATGGAGGTTGACGCAGCCAATGAAGTCGGTGCCAACATGGGAAGCTCGCTGAACAGCAGCATCAACATTTCCTCCAATGCCGGGGCACAGCTTGCCTCCGACTTGGGAAAAGGTGTCATACAAGGCGTGTCGCAGTATATCTCCAAGAAGATGCGTACCGTCAAGATACACCTGAAGGCTGGCTACAGGGTCATGCTCTACCAAGAGGAAGATTAGCCGAAAGGCAACAACATTTATACCACTTAATCCAAAAGTTTAATTAAAAGCAAACCAAAATGAAAAAGACAACAATCATGTTCGCCCTTATGCTGGGCGTAGCCTGCACTGCATCAGCGCAGAAGACAGGCAAGAAAAAAGCGCAGAAGTCTGTAAAGACTGAGCAAGTAAGCAATGTTTCTTCCGACCAGGAAGAGAAGCTGACCTTGACCAAGGAGGTGTATCCGCAGAAGGAAGAGAACAGCAACCTCTATCACGGCTTGACCAAGAAGTTGACCTTCGACCGCATGATTCCACCTCATGGTTTGGAAGTGACTTATGACAAGACGGTTCATATTCTCTTTCCTGCCTCTGTCAAGTACGTTGACTTGGGTTCAGAGGATTTGATAGCTGGCAAGGCGGACGGTGCGGAGAATGTTATCCGTGTAAAAGCAGCCGTGAAGAACTTCAAGAAAGAGACCAATATGAGCGTCATCACGGAGAATGGCTCATTCTACACATTCAATGTGAAGTATGCCAAGGAACCGCTCATGCTCAATATCGAGATGGCTGACTTCATCCATGACGGTGAGGCGGTGAACCGTCCGAACAATGCACAGGAGATTTATCTCAAGGAGTTGGGCAAGGAAAGTCCCATGCTGGTACACCTCATCATGAAGTCCATCCATAAGGAGAACAAGCGCAAGGTGAAGCACATCGGCAGCAAGCGTTTCGGAATCCAGTACCTTTTGAAGGGCATCTATGTACACAGCGACTTGCTGTATTTCCACACAGAAATCAAGAACCAGAGCAACGTGCCGTTTGACGTGGACTATGTCACGTTCAAGGTGGTGGACAAGAAGGTGGCGAAGCGAACCGCCATTCAGGAGCAGGTGCTTCTTCCTGTCCGTGCCTACAACTATGTGGTGCGTGTGGCTGGCAAGAAAACGGAGCAGACGGTGTTCTGCTTGCCGAAATTTACCATTCCCGACGACAAGGAGCTTGTCGTGGAGATGAACGAGAAGGAAGGCGGTCGCCATCAGTCGTTTGTCGTGGAGAACAGCGACTTGGTGCGAGCTTTGACAATCAACGAACTTAGCGTGAAGTAACGGATGAAAAGAAGAAACATTGCAATCATGGCGATGCTTGCCCTCACCGCAGGGCAGGCATTCGCCCAACGATGCCTTCCTCAGATGAAAGGCATCGAGGTGAAGGTCGGCATGGCTGACGGAGTATATAACGGCAAGAAGTCCTGCAAGGCTGGCTATTATGCAGGTCTCGGACTTTCGAGCTATACCAAAGGTGGTGACAAGTGGACGTATGGGGCGGAATATCTGCAAGTACATCAGCCTTACCGTAACACTTCCGTTCCAATAGCACAAATGACGGGCGAGTTCGGTTATTCCTACAACTTCCTTTCCGACAACAGTAAGACGGTGCTGTTCTATATCGGAGGTACGGCACTGGCTGGCTATGAGTCCGTAAACTGGGGCAAGAGAACCATGTCGGACGGAGCGACCTTGCAGAACAAGGGAGCGTTTATCTATGGTGGTGCCGTGGCATTGGAAACGGAAATATACCTGTCGGATGCTATAGCTTTGACCGCTTCCGTTAAGGAAAGGCTTGTTTGGGGCAACAGCACGGGACATTTCCACACGCAGTTTGGCATCGGCATGAAGTTCATCATCAACTAAAACAGTGAGCCTATGGATATCAATGAAATCAAACAAGTGCCTATCGTGGACTTTCTCTATATTCTCGGCATTGAGCCTGTCAAGCACAAGGCTTCGGGACTTTGGTATCATGCGCCATACCGCAACGACCGCAATCCTTCGCTTCGGGTATCAACGGACAAGAATGTCTGGTATGACTATGGCATCGCCAGAGGTGGTGACATCTTCAACCTCGCAGGGGAGTTCATCAACAGCAATGAGTTTGTGGCACAAGCCAAGTTCATATCTGAAACGCTTGGTGGCAGTTTCCCGACATCGTTTCAGCATTATCAAAGAACAGAAGAAAAGGCTGTGAAGGCGAAAGGCAATCCCTTTAGTGATATTGTGGAAAAGGCATTGAGCCATCCTGCACTTCGGCAATACTTGCGTGAGCGTGGCATATCGGCTGACGTGGCGAGCCGTTTCTGCTGTCAGGTGGAATACCGATACAATGGCAAACAGTTCTTTGCTGTCGGTTTCAAGAACAACAGCGATGGCTACGAGATACGCAACCGCTTCTTCAAAGGTTGCGTGTCGCCAAAGGACGTCACTCTCATTGGCAGGAACAGCAACGTCTGCCATCTGTACGAGGGTTTTATGGATTTCCTCTCTGCCGTCATGCTCGGTATAGGTCGTGGTGAGGATCATATTATCCTCAATTCGGTGGCTAATATGCAAAAGGTGCATCATCTTTTAGATGGCTATGCACAAGTGTATTGTCACTTGGACAATGACGAAGCTGGCGAGAATGCCTGTGTCGAACTGCAAAAGCGATATGGCGATAAGTTCATTGACCATTCGCATCTATACACAGGTTACAAGGACTTGAACGAGTACCTGATGAGCCATAAGACAAGAAAGTAACAATCATTCAAAAACATCAAGACAATGAAGAAGAACAATAAAATCAAGAAATCAGTGAGCGTATTGGCATTCCTTTTCGTGTGTGCCGTGTCGGTAATCCTTTCATCGTGCAGCGATGAGCTGGACATTCAGCAGTCGTATCCTTTCAAGGTGGAGACGATGCCTGTGCCAAAGGACATTGTGCGTGGACAGACCGTTGAAATCCGCTGCGAGTTGAAGGCGGAGGGAAAGTTTGACGGCACCATCTATACCATCCGCTATTTTCAGCATGACGGAAAAGGCTCGTTGAGAATGGAGAACGGAACGGTGTTCCAACCAAACGACCGCTATCTGTTGGAGAACGAGAAGTTCCGTCTTTACTATACCTCGGCAAGCACGGAGACACAGACGCTGACAGTGGTGGTGGAGGACAACTTCGGCAAGTCATACGAAGTGGAGTTCAACTTCAACGATACTGATGAGGAGGAAGAGTTTGCGAGAAGTGCCAACAAACTCGGTAGCGT from the Segatella copri genome contains:
- a CDS encoding conjugal transfer protein TraO codes for the protein MKRRNIAIMAMLALTAGQAFAQRCLPQMKGIEVKVGMADGVYNGKKSCKAGYYAGLGLSSYTKGGDKWTYGAEYLQVHQPYRNTSVPIAQMTGEFGYSYNFLSDNSKTVLFYIGGTALAGYESVNWGKRTMSDGATLQNKGAFIYGGAVALETEIYLSDAIALTASVKERLVWGNSTGHFHTQFGIGMKFIIN
- the traN gene encoding conjugative transposon protein TraN produces the protein MKKTTIMFALMLGVACTASAQKTGKKKAQKSVKTEQVSNVSSDQEEKLTLTKEVYPQKEENSNLYHGLTKKLTFDRMIPPHGLEVTYDKTVHILFPASVKYVDLGSEDLIAGKADGAENVIRVKAAVKNFKKETNMSVITENGSFYTFNVKYAKEPLMLNIEMADFIHDGEAVNRPNNAQEIYLKELGKESPMLVHLIMKSIHKENKRKVKHIGSKRFGIQYLLKGIYVHSDLLYFHTEIKNQSNVPFDVDYVTFKVVDKKVAKRTAIQEQVLLPVRAYNYVVRVAGKKTEQTVFCLPKFTIPDDKELVVEMNEKEGGRHQSFVVENSDLVRALTINELSVK
- the traM gene encoding conjugative transposon protein TraM, producing the protein MEKEKNDKVEPDKAPKEKKPLTEEQRIKRNKMIAIPCMCLVCALVLWLIFKPSASEGEKGSKGFNMEMPDAEKTDVEADKRKAYSKEDLANKQKEKSRAMNTLGEYMPGIDSTASGQGKDFDLMQSGQQPTKEERKEADAIRSSAEAYQTLNTTLGGFYEQPQQGGSSEDAELRKRLDELEASMMQQENKRSNMDEQVALMEKSYQLAAKYMPGGNANAASPSSAETATEENKEAVTKGKKAKVSSVRQVQRRVVSSLTRPMSNEEFVASYSEKASARFNTAIGRGGVSDKNTISACIHGNQTITDGQAVRLRLLEAMRVGNREIPRNSVIVGVARLQGERLSIALKSIEHNGMIIPIELAVYDNDGQEGIFIPKSMEVDAANEVGANMGSSLNSSINISSNAGAQLASDLGKGVIQGVSQYISKKMRTVKIHLKAGYRVMLYQEED
- a CDS encoding toprim domain-containing protein codes for the protein MDINEIKQVPIVDFLYILGIEPVKHKASGLWYHAPYRNDRNPSLRVSTDKNVWYDYGIARGGDIFNLAGEFINSNEFVAQAKFISETLGGSFPTSFQHYQRTEEKAVKAKGNPFSDIVEKALSHPALRQYLRERGISADVASRFCCQVEYRYNGKQFFAVGFKNNSDGYEIRNRFFKGCVSPKDVTLIGRNSNVCHLYEGFMDFLSAVMLGIGRGEDHIILNSVANMQKVHHLLDGYAQVYCHLDNDEAGENACVELQKRYGDKFIDHSHLYTGYKDLNEYLMSHKTRK
- a CDS encoding DUF3872 domain-containing protein; this translates as MKTMKKNNKIKKSVSVLAFLFVCAVSVILSSCSDELDIQQSYPFKVETMPVPKDIVRGQTVEIRCELKAEGKFDGTIYTIRYFQHDGKGSLRMENGTVFQPNDRYLLENEKFRLYYTSASTETQTLTVVVEDNFGKSYEVEFNFNDTDEEEEFARSANKLGSV